From Sceloporus undulatus isolate JIND9_A2432 ecotype Alabama chromosome 6, SceUnd_v1.1, whole genome shotgun sequence, one genomic window encodes:
- the LOC121934788 gene encoding olfactory receptor 10AG1-like yields MVKENHTTFSGFILLGYSELLDLQGLLFALFLSIYIGIIIGNGLIIYVTLTDPALDNPMYFFLKSLSFLEICYTTVTIPKIMANLVVENQTISFIGCAVQIFFMLLLGGTECLLLAAMAYDRYVAICHPLYYKAIMNRQLCLGLLSLSLILNIPMHAGQLYLLFTLPFCDSHEINNLFCDIPPLLELACTDTYINQVIIFAAALFLLIIPFSLILVSYLKIISAILKISSVDGRKKVFSTCSSHLTVVCLFYGSATIVYLSPRSKESVEINKLCSLFYIIVVPMFNPIIYSLRNKEVKVSLGKLFRRKMVL; encoded by the coding sequence ATGGTCAAAGAAAATCACACCACCTTTTCTGGTTTCATTCTTCTGGGATACTCAGAGCTCCTCGATCTGCAAGGTTTGCTCTTTGCTCTGTTCTTGTCCATCTATATAGGGATCATAATAGGAAATGGACTGATCATATATGTTACATTAACTGACCCTGCCCTTGACAATCCTATGTACTTCTTTTTGAAGAGTCTTTCCTTTCTGGAGATCTGTTATACCACAGTCACTATTCCAAAGATAATGGCTAATTTAGTGGTGGAAAACCAGACAATTTCTTTCATTGGCTGTGCTGTCCAGATTTTCTTTATGCTTTTACTAGGAGGGACTGAGTGTTTGCTGCTGGCTGCAATGGCTTATGACCGCTATGTGGCGATATGTCACCCCTTGTACTATAAGGCCATCATGAACAGGCAACTATGTTTAGGACTGCTTAGTCTGTCATTGATTCTCAATATACCTATGCATGCGGGACAGCTATACCTGTTGTTTACTTTACCCTTTTGTGACTCCCATGAAATCAACAACTTATTCTGTGATATACCCCCTTTGCTAGAGTTGGCTTGTACTGACACCTACATCAATCAAGTAATTATATTTGCAGCTGCCCTGTTTCTCCTAATCATCCCATTTTCACTTATTCTTGTATCTTACTTGAAAATAATCTCAGCTATTTTGAAGATCTCTTCTGTGGATGGTCGGAAGAAAGTGTTTTCCACTTGCTCCTCACATCTCACTGTCGTATGTCTTTTCTATGGCTCAGCAACTATTGTCTACTTGAGTCCTAGGTCAAAGGAATCAGTGGAAATTAATAAGTTGTGTTCCTTGTTCTATATCATTGTAGTGCCCATGTTCAATCCCATCATATATAGCTTGAGAAATAAAGAAGTAAAAGTATCACTAGGAAAGCTGTTTAGAAGGAAAATGGTTCTGTAA
- the LOC121935231 gene encoding olfactory receptor 10AG1-like translates to MIKGNFTAFSGFTLLGYSELLNLQGLLFALFFFIYAGIILGNGLIIYVTGTDPALDNPMYFFLKSLSFLEICYTSVTIPKILVNLVVEDQTISFIGCAVQIYFMLLLGGTECLLLAAMAYDRYVAICHPLHYKIIMKKPLCVGLITGSLTVNIPMYAGHIYMVFSLPFCASHEINNFFCDVPPLLDLACADTYKSKVFVFVDGILFLIIPFFLILMSYVKIISTILKMPSVDGRKKVFSTCSSHLTVVSLFYGSASIVYLSPRSKETMEINKLFSLFYIIVVPMFNPIIYSLRNKEVKVSLGKLFSRKVVL, encoded by the coding sequence ATGATCAAGGGAAATTTCACTGCGTTTTCTGGCTTTACTCTCCTGGGATACTCAGAGCTTCTCAATCTGCAAGGTTTGCTCTTtgctctgttcttcttcatttatgCAGGCATCATATTAGGAAATGGACTGATCATTTATGTTACGGGAACTGACCCTGCCCTTGACAATCCTAtgtatttctttttgaaaagtcTCTCTTTTCTGGAGATTTGCTATACCTCAGTCACTATCCCAAAGATACTGGTCAATTTAGTAGTGGAAGATCAGACCATATCCTTCATTGGTTGTGCTGTCCAGATCTACTTCATGCTTTTACTAGGAGGGACTGAGTGCTTGCTACTGGCTGCGATGGCTTATGACCGCTATGTGGCTATATGTCATCCCTTGCACTACAAGATCATTATGAAGAAACCATTATGTGTAGGACTGATTACCGGGTCACTGACTGTCAACATACCTATGTATGCAGGGCATATATACATGGTGTTTTCCTTGCCATTCTGTGCCTCTCATGAAATCAACAACTTTTTCTGTGATGTCCCCCCTTTGCTTGATTTGGCTTGTGCTGACACTTACAAAAGTAAAGTATTTGTGTTTGTAGATGGCATACTATTTCTAATCATTCCGTTTTTCCTTATACTTATGTCATATGTGAAAATTATCTCTACTATTCTGAAGATGCCTTCTGTGGATGGTCGGAAGAAAGTTTTTTCCACTTGTTCCTCACACCTCACTGTGGTATCTCTTTTCTATGGCTCAGCAAGTATTGTTTACTTGAGTCCCAGGTCAAAGGAGACTATGGAGATTAACAAATTGTTTTCCTTGTTCTATATAATTGTAGTGCCTATGTTCAACCCTATCATATATAGCCTGAGAAATAAAGAAGTAAAAGTATCATTAGGGAAGCTGTTTAGTAGAAAAGTTGTTCTCTAG
- the LOC121933679 gene encoding olfactory receptor 10A7-like — translation MEIKSRQYPAITEFILLGLSDEPHMQVVLFSTFLAIYIIILAGNLLIILLTLADPALHTPMYFFLRNLSFLEICYTSVNVPKMLESLFSGKKSISFIGCALQTYFDFFLGGSECFLLASMAYDRYVAICKPLHYPVLMSQKVYTFLAVVSWLSGFLMSFSHTSMVFTLPFCASNVINHFFCDIPPLLKLACGDTTRTEIAVFTVAMIFVTFPFVLILMSYIGIINTILKISSSEGRKKTFSTCSSHLIVVTLFFGSACIIYLKPNSSYSPNTDKYLSLFYTVVGPILNPAIYSLRNKEVKCAFMRIWKRKPLK, via the coding sequence GTTCATCCTCCTGGGTCTTTCTGATGAGCCTCATATGCAAGTTGTATTATTCTCAACTTTTCTAGCAATTTATATAATCATTCTGGCTGGAAATCTTCTCATCATTCTCCTTACTTTGGCTGACCCTGCCCTTCACACACCCATGTATTTCTTCTTAAGAAATCTTTCCTTCCTGGAGATCTGCTACACATCGGTCAATGTCCCCAAAATGCTTGAAAGCCTCTTCTCTGGAAAGAAATCCATCTCATTCATTGGCTGTGCTCTGCAAACCTATTTTGACTTCTTCCTGGGTGGCTCAGAGTGTTTCCTCTTAGCCTCAATGGCCTATGATCGTTACGTTGCCATTTGTAAGCCACTGCACTATCCTGTCCTGATGAGCCAAAAAGTGTACACATTTCTAGCAGTTGTATCCTGGTTAAGTggctttttaatgtcttttagTCACACTAGCATGGTCTTTACCTTGCCCTTTTGTGCTTCCAATGTGATCAACCACTTTTTTTGTGACATACCCCCATTACTGAAACTGGCCTGTGGAGATACAACTAGGACTGAAATTGCTGTGTTTACAGTAGCTATGATTTTTGTCACTTTCCCTTTTGTCCTGATCTTGATGTCTTATATTGGCATCATCAACACCATTTTGAAGatctcttcctctgagggccGGAAGAAGACCTTCTCTACCTGCTCTTCACACCTGATTGTTGTGACTTTGTTTTTTGGTTCTGCTTGTATTATTTACTTGAAGCCCAATTCCAGTTACTCCCCAAACACTGATAAATATCTTTCTCTGTTCTACACTGTTGTTGGTCCTATTTTAAACCCTGCCATTTACAGCTTGAGAAATAAAGAAGTGAAATGTGCCTTTATGAGGATATGGAAAAGAAAACCTTTAAAGTGA